A window from Solanum stenotomum isolate F172 chromosome 7, ASM1918654v1, whole genome shotgun sequence encodes these proteins:
- the LOC125869684 gene encoding uncharacterized protein LOC125869684: protein MAHLVQSDDVRASQLREHGGLIDTHILELDTLTVRVEAYEQSQGDSEVVTALKADIVGLRKDMDQLKSIDLSMLFGTVEIPKVPSADLPVSFEIPLTTTIRDVDMDEAVVEFEVETDEEELGTRDSDVYRDLEDLEGPMI from the exons ATGGCGCATCTGGTTCAGTCTGATGATGTACGTGCCTCCCAG TTGAGAGAGCACGGGGGATTGATAGATACCCACATATTAGAACTGGATACCCTTACTGTGAGGGTAGAGGCTTATGAGCAAAGCCAGGGTGATTCTGAAGTTGTGACGGCCTTGAAGGCCGATATTGTTGGGCTGAGGAAGGATATGGATCAGCTGAAGTCCATTGATCTATCTATGTTATTCGGTACGGTAGAGATCCCTAAGGTTCCGAGTGCAGATTTGCCGGTCAGTTTTGAGATTCCTCTGACTACTACAATCAGAGATGTTGATATGGATGAGGCAGTTGTTGAATTTGAGGTTGAGACAGATGAGGAAGAGTTGGGTACTCGTGATTCAGATGTGTATAGAGATTTGGAGGATCTTGAGGGGCCTATGATCTAG